The following are from one region of the Rosettibacter firmus genome:
- the coaD gene encoding pantetheine-phosphate adenylyltransferase, with amino-acid sequence MAKVIYPGTFDPVTNGHIDIVERASELFEEVVVTVARNPMKTALFSVEERLEMLRESLKDFKNVIVDSFDGLVVDHAKQVGAIGIIRGLRAVSDFEYEFQMALMNRKLAGEITTILLMPHDKYTYLNSTIIKNLAQFHGNVSEFVPPIVERKLKEKFGY; translated from the coding sequence ATGGCAAAAGTAATTTATCCCGGTACATTCGATCCAGTTACAAATGGACATATTGATATTGTTGAAAGAGCCAGTGAACTTTTTGAAGAAGTTGTAGTTACTGTTGCTCGCAATCCAATGAAAACAGCACTTTTTTCTGTTGAAGAAAGACTTGAGATGTTAAGAGAGAGCTTAAAAGATTTTAAGAATGTTATAGTCGATTCTTTTGATGGACTTGTAGTAGACCACGCAAAACAGGTTGGTGCAATTGGAATAATCAGGGGATTAAGAGCAGTTAGCGATTTTGAATATGAATTTCAAATGGCACTTATGAATAGAAAATTAGCAGGTGAAATTACTACTATTTTGTTAATGCCACACGATAAATATACATATCTTAATTCAACCATTATTAAAAATCTTGCTCAATTTCATGGTAATGTATCAGAATTTGTTCCACCAATAGTTGAAAGAAAATTAAAAGAAAAGTTTGGTTATTGA
- the rsmD gene encoding 16S rRNA (guanine(966)-N(2))-methyltransferase RsmD has protein sequence MRIIAGKYKGRIIKFPNSKLVRPTTDKVKESLFNYLSNQIDFEGIKVCDIYAGSGSLGLEALSRGAAEVHFVEKDFFVVKVLKENILSLDAEENCKIYKTEAIKFTRMKNHDKYDLILADPPFFKNDIHMVVRNIIERNYLIENGIMIVERSVQTKSEDTENFKCEPFKKIGDSLIYLFENN, from the coding sequence ATGAGAATAATTGCAGGAAAATATAAAGGAAGAATTATTAAATTTCCGAATTCTAAACTGGTGCGACCAACTACAGACAAAGTGAAAGAATCGTTATTCAATTATTTATCAAATCAAATTGATTTTGAGGGAATAAAAGTATGTGATATTTATGCAGGTTCAGGTTCTCTGGGTTTAGAAGCACTGAGTAGAGGTGCTGCCGAAGTTCACTTTGTTGAAAAAGATTTTTTTGTTGTAAAAGTTCTTAAAGAAAATATTTTATCTCTTGATGCCGAAGAGAATTGTAAGATATACAAAACAGAAGCAATAAAATTTACTCGAATGAAAAATCACGATAAATATGATTTAATTTTAGCAGATCCGCCATTTTTTAAAAATGATATTCATATGGTTGTTCGAAATATAATCGAAAGAAATTATTTAATTGAAAATGGTATAATGATAGTTGAACGCTCTGTTCAAACAAAAAGTGAAGACACAGAAAATTTTAAATGCGAACCATTTAAGAAAATTGGGGATAGTCTAATTTATCTTTTTGAAAACAATTAA
- a CDS encoding helix-hairpin-helix domain-containing protein has protein sequence MILLCKRFNINLLRKISHKFGFTDTEIKVILFLLIALFVGASINFLKNRHGKDLLEYNYEKEDSLFRNIIFSDSINSEKYVNAKVDYQQELLDFSNKKLKEKAQRIRKDSLELININSANISEFISLPGIGEKTAAEIINYRNTHGAFKKIEDLLKIKGIGRAKFDKIKNRITIK, from the coding sequence TTGATTCTTCTTTGTAAGAGGTTTAATATTAACCTTTTAAGAAAAATATCACATAAATTTGGCTTTACTGATACCGAAATCAAAGTAATTTTATTTTTACTTATTGCACTATTTGTTGGTGCTTCAATTAATTTTTTAAAGAATCGTCATGGAAAAGATTTATTAGAATATAATTATGAAAAAGAAGATAGCCTTTTTAGAAACATCATTTTTTCAGATAGTATCAATTCAGAAAAATATGTAAATGCAAAAGTTGATTATCAACAAGAACTTTTAGATTTTAGCAACAAAAAATTAAAAGAAAAAGCACAAAGGATTAGAAAAGATAGCTTAGAGCTAATTAATATAAATTCAGCAAATATATCTGAATTTATAAGTTTGCCGGGAATAGGTGAAAAAACAGCAGCAGAAATAATAAATTACAGAAATACACACGGAGCTTTTAAGAAGATTGAAGATTTGCTGAAGATTAAAGGTATTGGCAGAGCAAAATTTGATAAAATAAAAAATCGAATTACAATTAAGTAA
- the dnaJ gene encoding molecular chaperone DnaJ: MAKRDYYEVLGVSRDASEEEIRKAYRRLAMQYHPDRNPGDKEAEEKFKEAAEAYEVLSNPEKRAKYDRYGHSGLRGGEDYRGFENVSDIFSHFSDIFGSAFGGSSIFDDFFGTTTSQRTQKKTTGTPGSDIKITLKLTLEEIATGTTKKVKIKKYNRCETCNGTGAKASSGYKTCSACNGTGEIRQVSRSIFGQFVNITTCKNCGGTGKVISEPCPTCSGDGRVYGETTIKINVPAGVHDGSYMTLKGEGNVGKNGGPAGDIIVVFQELPHEYFTRDGDNVIYELYISFPEAVLGTEVEVPTLTGKAKLKIEPGTQPGKFLKMRDKGIQHLNSHGAGDQLVKINIHVPKNVTAKEKELLKELQKMPNIKVGD, from the coding sequence ATGGCTAAAAGAGATTATTACGAAGTATTGGGTGTAAGCAGAGATGCAAGTGAAGAAGAAATAAGAAAAGCTTATAGAAGATTAGCAATGCAATATCATCCCGATAGAAATCCAGGCGATAAAGAAGCAGAAGAAAAATTTAAAGAAGCTGCCGAAGCATATGAAGTTCTAAGCAATCCAGAAAAACGAGCTAAATACGATAGATATGGTCATAGTGGTTTGCGTGGTGGCGAAGACTACAGAGGCTTTGAAAATGTTAGTGATATATTCAGTCACTTCTCAGATATTTTTGGTAGTGCTTTTGGTGGTTCATCAATCTTTGATGATTTCTTTGGAACCACAACATCACAAAGAACACAAAAGAAAACAACCGGAACTCCTGGTTCTGATATAAAAATTACATTGAAACTAACACTCGAAGAAATTGCTACAGGTACAACCAAGAAAGTAAAAATTAAAAAATATAATAGATGTGAAACGTGCAATGGTACCGGAGCTAAAGCTTCTTCGGGTTATAAAACCTGTTCTGCATGTAATGGAACTGGAGAGATACGACAGGTATCGCGTTCGATCTTTGGACAATTTGTTAATATAACAACTTGCAAAAATTGTGGTGGTACAGGTAAAGTTATTTCGGAACCATGTCCAACCTGTTCTGGTGATGGAAGAGTTTATGGCGAAACTACAATTAAAATTAATGTACCTGCAGGTGTGCACGATGGTAGTTATATGACTTTAAAAGGGGAAGGTAATGTTGGTAAAAATGGAGGCCCCGCTGGTGATATTATTGTTGTATTTCAAGAATTGCCACATGAATATTTTACAAGAGATGGTGATAATGTTATTTATGAATTATACATAAGCTTCCCAGAAGCAGTTTTAGGTACCGAAGTAGAAGTTCCCACATTAACTGGAAAAGCAAAATTAAAAATTGAACCCGGTACACAACCCGGCAAATTCCTCAAAATGCGAGATAAAGGAATACAACACCTTAATAGCCATGGAGCAGGTGATCAGCTTGTTAAAATAAATATACATGTTCCTAAAAATGTAACTGCAAAAGAAAAAGAACTTTTGAAAGAGCTTCAGAAAATGCCAAATATAAAAGTTGGTGATTAG
- the grpE gene encoding nucleotide exchange factor GrpE, whose translation MEDAIKQEINNQSELPKEQQENTAQESSEQEETILNETEKRIKELEEKIAELEKSNNELKDAFLRKAAEFENYKRRTENDQLNIIKYAAEPFIKNILTIYDDLERSLNHITDDNNFESLKKGLELIYDKFTKILDSHGVRKIDAVGQPFDVELHEALMQKPAADVPPHTVLEILEHGYIYKDKVIRHAKVIVSSEITQEENKSEENKPDENNINSTNNN comes from the coding sequence ATGGAAGACGCAATTAAACAAGAAATAAATAACCAATCAGAATTACCGAAAGAACAACAGGAAAATACTGCTCAAGAAAGTTCTGAGCAGGAAGAGACTATTTTAAACGAAACAGAGAAACGAATTAAAGAACTTGAAGAAAAAATTGCTGAACTTGAAAAATCTAATAATGAATTAAAAGATGCTTTTTTAAGAAAAGCTGCTGAGTTTGAAAATTATAAGAGAAGAACCGAAAACGATCAATTAAATATAATTAAATATGCTGCTGAACCTTTTATTAAAAACATATTAACTATTTACGACGATCTCGAACGTTCTTTAAATCATATTACAGATGATAATAACTTTGAATCTCTGAAAAAAGGTTTAGAGCTTATTTATGATAAGTTTACGAAAATTCTGGATTCACATGGCGTAAGAAAAATAGATGCTGTTGGTCAACCTTTTGATGTTGAACTCCACGAAGCATTAATGCAAAAACCAGCAGCAGATGTTCCACCGCATACTGTTCTTGAGATTTTAGAACATGGATATATTTATAAAGATAAAGTAATTCGACATGCAAAAGTAATTGTAAGTTCAGAGATAACTCAAGAAGAAAATAAGTCAGAAGAAAATAAACCAGATGAAAATAATATTAATTCAACCAATAATAATTGA
- the hrcA gene encoding heat-inducible transcriptional repressor HrcA, whose amino-acid sequence MQEYQLKDREKAILRFVIHQFILTASPVGSRNISKKYNIGLSPASIRNIMADLEELGFLDHPHTSAGRVPTDKGYRVYVDSLMDPPVLDMQTKQIIDVNLSQAPSETEELLKVTTNILSDLTNQLAMVTYPKFEQAVLERIQIVQLSSTRILVVVTVKSGLIRTITLEIDAEVKEEQLAAVQQFLNEKLSGLKFYEIRNTIGERIKNFDEETYRPIVRVFLDSVDRIFTDIQSDKIVLSGAKNILKQPEFADHEQFQSIIELIENKDIIIHILDKKQPSNKDDVVVTIGEENRDEKFSDYSMITKEYKIGDLQGTVGIMGPKRMDYSKIIAAVVYVAQQLSAELTKK is encoded by the coding sequence ATGCAAGAGTATCAATTAAAAGATAGAGAGAAGGCAATATTAAGATTTGTGATTCATCAATTTATATTGACCGCAAGTCCAGTAGGCTCAAGAAACATTTCGAAAAAATATAATATTGGATTATCGCCAGCTTCTATTAGAAATATTATGGCAGACCTGGAGGAATTAGGATTTCTGGATCATCCTCATACGTCTGCTGGTAGAGTGCCTACTGATAAAGGCTATCGTGTTTATGTTGATTCTTTAATGGATCCCCCGGTGCTTGATATGCAGACCAAACAAATTATTGATGTGAATTTAAGTCAGGCTCCAAGTGAGACAGAAGAATTATTAAAAGTAACTACAAATATTTTAAGTGACCTTACAAATCAGCTTGCAATGGTCACCTATCCAAAATTTGAACAGGCTGTACTCGAAAGGATTCAGATTGTTCAATTATCTTCTACAAGAATACTTGTAGTTGTTACTGTAAAATCCGGGTTAATAAGAACAATTACACTTGAGATTGATGCAGAGGTAAAAGAAGAACAATTAGCAGCAGTTCAGCAATTTTTAAATGAAAAATTATCTGGATTAAAATTTTATGAAATTAGAAATACAATAGGTGAAAGAATAAAGAATTTTGATGAGGAAACATATCGTCCAATAGTTAGAGTTTTTCTTGATTCTGTTGATAGAATTTTTACAGATATTCAAAGTGACAAGATTGTTTTATCCGGTGCAAAAAATATTCTTAAACAACCTGAATTTGCTGATCATGAACAATTTCAAAGTATAATTGAATTAATTGAAAATAAAGATATTATCATACATATTCTTGATAAGAAACAACCATCTAACAAAGATGATGTAGTTGTTACAATTGGCGAAGAAAACCGTGATGAAAAATTTTCTGACTACAGCATGATAACAAAAGAATATAAAATTGGTGATTTGCAGGGAACCGTTGGTATTATGGGTCCTAAGCGTATGGATTATTCAAAAATTATAGCTGCAGTTGTTTATGTAGCACAGCAACTTTCTGCAGAATTAACTAAAAAGTAA
- the purM gene encoding phosphoribosylformylglycinamidine cyclo-ligase, producing MGISYKDAGVNIQAGENTVDRIKALAKSTFNNNVLHGIGHFGAFYKIDLNKWKHPVLVSSVDGVGTKIKIAIALDKHDTIGQDLVNHCVNDIAVCGAEPQYFMDYIAFGKLIPEKAEQIIKGFSIACKENNVALIGGETAEMPGLYAENEYDVAGTIVGLVEQEKIIDGKSVTKGDMLIGFSSNGLHTNGYSLARKVLLNKYKLDDKPEELNLTLGEELLKIHKSYLPLINLLKENISIKAFSHITGGGIIGNTKRVIPENLKMKIDWNSWEVPAIFELIQKAGEIEDNEMREVFNLGIGLVAIVNKNDVDKTLTLGKSIGETGFVIGEIT from the coding sequence GTGGGAATAAGTTATAAAGATGCCGGTGTTAATATTCAAGCTGGCGAAAATACAGTAGATAGAATAAAAGCATTAGCAAAATCTACTTTTAATAATAATGTATTACACGGTATTGGACATTTTGGTGCATTCTATAAAATAGACTTAAATAAATGGAAACATCCAGTACTTGTTTCAAGTGTGGATGGTGTTGGTACAAAAATAAAAATTGCTATAGCACTGGATAAACACGATACAATTGGACAGGATTTAGTAAATCATTGTGTTAACGACATAGCTGTTTGTGGTGCTGAACCACAATACTTTATGGATTATATTGCATTTGGAAAATTAATTCCCGAAAAAGCCGAACAAATTATTAAAGGTTTTTCTATTGCATGTAAAGAAAATAATGTTGCTTTAATTGGTGGAGAAACTGCTGAAATGCCCGGACTTTATGCAGAAAATGAATATGATGTTGCTGGAACTATAGTCGGTTTAGTTGAACAAGAAAAAATAATTGATGGTAAATCTGTTACAAAAGGTGATATGCTTATTGGTTTTTCTTCAAATGGATTACATACTAATGGTTATTCGCTTGCAAGAAAAGTATTGCTTAACAAATACAAACTCGATGATAAACCTGAAGAATTAAATCTAACTCTTGGCGAAGAACTTTTAAAAATTCATAAATCTTATCTGCCTTTAATAAATTTATTGAAAGAAAATATTTCTATTAAAGCATTTTCACATATTACTGGTGGAGGAATAATTGGAAATACAAAAAGAGTTATTCCGGAAAATTTAAAAATGAAAATAGACTGGAATTCTTGGGAAGTACCTGCAATATTTGAATTAATTCAAAAAGCAGGAGAAATTGAAGACAACGAAATGAGAGAGGTCTTCAACCTTGGAATTGGACTTGTTGCAATCGTAAATAAAAATGATGTAGATAAAACATTAACTCTTGGCAAATCAATTGGTGAAACTGGATTTGTTATTGGAGAAATTACTTAA
- a CDS encoding TatD family hydrolase, whose product MFIDTHAHLFYPNFNGEVDQVVKRAIESDVKVIIVPATDLISSQQAIELTEKYENIYAAVGVHPHDSKEWNDNIINKLEELAKNKKVVAIGEIGLDYYYDFSPRDIQLKAFEEQIQLALKLKLPIIVHNRQANDDIMNIIRKYKDTGLRAQFHCFAGSLKDAKELIEMHHLISFTGNITFNKAESLRHIVSNISIESMLLETDSPFMTPVPHRGNRNEPAYIKLIAEKIAEVQNLTVEDVARATTYNVYKLFGIGSKPPVSFTYKIGNSLYINVTNRCNADCIFCDRKGDAVINGYNLKMKKSEEPEAEVYIKEIGDPKKYKEIVFCGYGEPTIRWEVVKKIAKYVKDNGGITRLNTDGHGNVINKRDITPELEGLIDVVSISLNSVDPEQYAKLMRVDPSLHAEMIDFAKKAKKYSRVVMTIVGMNEVDSEAAKKFVTDVLGVEFREREYFS is encoded by the coding sequence ATGTTTATAGATACACACGCACATCTCTTTTATCCAAATTTTAATGGCGAAGTTGATCAGGTTGTAAAAAGAGCAATTGAATCTGATGTAAAAGTCATCATAGTACCGGCAACCGATTTAATATCATCTCAACAAGCAATCGAACTTACAGAAAAATATGAGAATATTTATGCAGCTGTTGGTGTTCATCCCCATGATAGTAAAGAATGGAATGACAATATAATTAATAAACTGGAAGAACTTGCAAAAAATAAAAAAGTAGTTGCAATAGGCGAAATAGGACTGGATTATTATTATGATTTTTCGCCAAGAGATATTCAATTAAAAGCATTTGAAGAACAAATTCAATTAGCATTAAAATTGAAACTTCCTATTATTGTTCATAATCGTCAGGCAAACGATGATATAATGAATATTATAAGAAAATATAAAGATACAGGCTTACGTGCTCAATTTCACTGCTTTGCTGGTTCATTAAAAGATGCAAAAGAATTAATAGAAATGCATCATTTAATTTCCTTTACTGGAAATATAACTTTTAATAAAGCAGAAAGTTTGCGTCATATAGTATCTAATATTTCGATTGAAAGTATGTTACTCGAAACAGATTCACCTTTTATGACTCCAGTTCCTCACAGAGGAAATAGAAATGAACCGGCTTATATAAAATTAATTGCAGAAAAAATTGCTGAAGTTCAAAATCTAACTGTTGAAGATGTTGCAAGAGCTACAACTTATAATGTTTATAAATTATTTGGGATTGGAAGTAAACCTCCTGTTAGTTTCACTTATAAAATTGGTAATTCACTTTATATCAATGTAACCAATCGTTGTAATGCAGATTGTATATTTTGCGATCGAAAGGGAGATGCTGTAATCAATGGCTATAATTTAAAGATGAAAAAATCCGAAGAACCAGAAGCAGAAGTTTATATTAAAGAAATTGGTGATCCAAAAAAATATAAAGAGATAGTCTTTTGTGGCTATGGCGAACCTACAATAAGATGGGAAGTTGTTAAAAAAATTGCAAAATATGTTAAAGATAATGGTGGAATAACAAGATTAAATACAGATGGTCATGGAAATGTTATAAATAAACGAGATATTACACCAGAACTCGAAGGTTTAATTGATGTTGTCTCAATAAGCTTAAATTCTGTTGACCCAGAACAATATGCAAAATTAATGCGAGTTGATCCGTCACTTCACGCAGAGATGATTGACTTTGCAAAAAAAGCAAAAAAATATTCACGTGTTGTAATGACTATAGTTGGTATGAACGAAGTTGATTCTGAAGCAGCAAAAAAATTTGTAACAGATGTACTTGGAGTTGAATTTAGAGAAAGAGAATATTTTTCATAA
- a CDS encoding class I SAM-dependent methyltransferase, with the protein MIKKILSLIKTKDLKYNLGYWENPDENNNPVYYLDNNNTNERTIYLINLINKWFPDKNIKILEIGSNVGRNLNYLYKNGYKKLTGIEINKEAIKLMSIHYKQCYDNVIIINDAVENVIKKIKQNEYDLIFTMAVLEHIHKKSEWIFNEMIRITNNIITIEDEKSISWKHFPRNYKRVFKNMKQIYWEDCSYIKGFNKGFTTRIFTKL; encoded by the coding sequence ATGATAAAAAAAATATTATCATTAATTAAAACTAAAGATTTAAAATATAATTTGGGATATTGGGAAAATCCTGATGAAAATAATAACCCAGTATATTATTTAGATAATAATAATACAAATGAAAGAACAATTTATTTAATAAACCTAATAAACAAATGGTTCCCGGATAAGAATATTAAAATATTAGAAATTGGCAGTAATGTTGGTAGAAATTTAAATTACTTATATAAAAACGGTTATAAAAAATTAACCGGTATAGAAATTAATAAAGAAGCTATTAAATTAATGAGCATACATTATAAACAATGTTATGATAATGTAATTATAATTAATGATGCTGTAGAAAATGTTATAAAAAAGATAAAACAAAATGAATATGATTTGATATTTACTATGGCAGTATTAGAACACATTCATAAAAAAAGTGAATGGATATTCAATGAAATGATACGAATAACTAATAATATCATTACTATTGAGGATGAAAAATCAATAAGTTGGAAACATTTCCCAAGAAATTATAAAAGAGTTTTCAAGAACATGAAACAAATCTATTGGGAAGATTGTTCTTACATTAAAGGATTTAATAAAGGCTTTACTACAAGAATTTTTACGAAATTATGA